The following coding sequences lie in one Flavobacterium sp. 20NA77.7 genomic window:
- the rplB gene encoding 50S ribosomal protein L2: MSVRKLKPITPGQRFRVVNSFDTITTDKPERSLLAPKKNSGGRNSQGKMTMRYTGGGHKQKYRVIDFKRAKVGIPATVKTIEYDPNRSAFISLLSYADGAKTYIIAQNGLKVGQTLVSGENAAPEIGNALPLSKIPLGTVISCIELRPGQGAVIARSAGTFAQLMARDGKYATIKMPSGETRLILLTCMATIGAVSNSDHQLVVSGKAGRSRWLGRRPRTRPVAMNPVDHPMGGGEGRSSGGHPRSRKGLPAKGYRTRSKVNPSNKYIVERRKK; the protein is encoded by the coding sequence ATGTCAGTTAGAAAATTAAAACCTATTACCCCTGGTCAGCGATTTAGAGTTGTAAATAGCTTTGACACTATTACAACTGATAAGCCGGAGCGTTCATTATTGGCTCCGAAAAAAAACTCAGGAGGTAGAAATAGTCAAGGAAAAATGACCATGCGTTATACAGGTGGTGGTCATAAACAAAAGTATCGTGTAATTGATTTTAAAAGAGCTAAAGTTGGAATTCCAGCTACAGTAAAAACAATTGAATACGATCCAAATCGTTCAGCATTTATTTCATTATTGTCATATGCTGATGGTGCAAAAACATATATCATTGCACAAAATGGTTTAAAAGTAGGACAAACTTTGGTTTCAGGTGAAAACGCAGCTCCAGAAATTGGAAATGCATTACCTTTAAGTAAAATTCCTCTAGGAACAGTTATTTCTTGTATTGAGTTAAGACCTGGTCAAGGTGCAGTTATTGCACGTTCTGCAGGAACATTTGCTCAATTAATGGCAAGAGATGGTAAATATGCTACTATCAAAATGCCTTCAGGTGAAACAAGATTAATCTTATTAACTTGTATGGCTACAATCGGAGCGGTTTCAAATTCAGACCACCAATTAGTAGTTTCAGGTAAAGCAGGTAGATCAAGATGGTTAGGAAGAAGACCTAGAACAAGACCAGTTGCAATGAACCCAGTTGATCACCCTATGGGAGGTGGTGAAGGACGTTCTTCAGGAGGTCACCCACGTTCAAGAAAAGGTTTACCAGCTAAAGGTTATAGAACTCGTTCTAAAGTTAACCCGAGTAATAAGTATATTGTAGAACGTAGAAAGAAATAA
- the rplW gene encoding 50S ribosomal protein L23 → MSVIIKPIITEKITKDGEIFNRFGFVVDKKANKVEIKKAIESAYGVSVIAVNTMNYRADRSVKYTKSGLISGKTNAYKKAVVQVKEGETIDFYTNI, encoded by the coding sequence ATGAGCGTTATAATTAAACCCATCATAACTGAAAAAATCACTAAAGATGGTGAAATATTTAACCGTTTTGGATTTGTAGTTGATAAAAAAGCAAACAAAGTAGAAATTAAAAAAGCTATTGAGTCTGCTTATGGTGTATCTGTTATTGCAGTAAACACAATGAACTATAGAGCTGACAGATCGGTTAAGTACACTAAAAGTGGATTAATCAGTGGAAAAACAAATGCTTACAAAAAAGCAGTTGTTCAAGTTAAAGAAGGAGAAACAATAGATTTTTATACTAATATCTAA
- the rplD gene encoding 50S ribosomal protein L4 has translation MEVKVLDINGKDTGRKVQLSDAVFAIEPNKHAVYLDVKQYLANQRQGTHKSKERAEIAGSTRKIKKQKGTGTARAGSVKSPVFVGGGRIFGPKPRNYSFKLNKNLKRLARKSALSMKANESNLIVVEDFTFDTPNTKNFINVLKALGLDNKKSLFVLGDSNKNVYLSSRNLKSTSVVMDSELSTYTILNTNSLVLFEGAVEGIEANLSK, from the coding sequence ATGGAAGTAAAAGTTTTAGATATCAACGGAAAAGATACAGGTCGTAAGGTTCAACTTTCTGATGCTGTTTTCGCAATTGAGCCTAATAAACATGCTGTCTATTTAGATGTTAAACAGTACTTAGCTAATCAAAGACAAGGTACTCACAAGTCTAAAGAAAGAGCTGAAATTGCTGGAAGTACTAGAAAAATTAAAAAACAAAAAGGTACAGGTACGGCTCGTGCAGGTAGTGTTAAATCTCCTGTGTTTGTTGGTGGGGGTAGAATTTTTGGTCCAAAACCAAGAAACTATTCTTTCAAATTAAACAAGAATTTAAAAAGATTAGCTCGTAAATCTGCTTTGTCAATGAAAGCAAATGAGAGTAATTTAATCGTGGTAGAAGATTTTACATTTGATACACCAAATACTAAAAATTTCATTAATGTATTGAAAGCTTTAGGGTTAGATAATAAAAAATCTTTATTCGTGTTGGGTGATTCAAATAAAAATGTATATTTGTCGTCGCGCAATTTAAAATCAACTTCTGTTGTAATGGATTCAGAATTAAGTACTTACACTATTTTAAACACAAATAGTCTAGTTCTTTTTGAAGGAGCAGTAGAAGGTATTGAAGCTAATTTAAGTAAATAA
- the rplC gene encoding 50S ribosomal protein L3, protein MSGLIGRKIGMTSIFDENGKNIPCTVIEAGPCVVTQVRTNAVDGYEALQLGFDDKTEKHTIKAEAGHFKKAGTVAKKKVVEFQGFEEDFKLGDVINVDLFAEGEFVDVVGVSKGKGFQGVVKRHGFGGVGQATHGQHNRLRAPGSVGASSYPSRVFKGMRMAGRTGGENVTIQNLRVLKVVADKNLLVVKGCVPGHKNSYVIIQK, encoded by the coding sequence ATGTCTGGGTTAATCGGAAGAAAAATCGGTATGACTAGCATCTTTGACGAGAATGGGAAAAACATTCCATGTACTGTTATTGAGGCTGGGCCATGCGTTGTTACCCAAGTCAGAACCAATGCGGTTGACGGGTATGAAGCTCTCCAACTTGGTTTCGATGACAAAACTGAAAAGCACACTATTAAAGCTGAAGCAGGACACTTCAAAAAAGCAGGAACGGTGGCTAAGAAGAAAGTTGTTGAATTTCAAGGATTTGAGGAGGATTTCAAATTAGGTGATGTAATCAATGTTGATTTATTCGCTGAAGGAGAATTTGTAGATGTAGTTGGAGTATCTAAAGGAAAAGGATTCCAAGGAGTTGTTAAACGTCATGGATTTGGCGGAGTAGGACAAGCTACTCACGGTCAACATAACCGTTTAAGAGCACCAGGTTCTGTAGGAGCTTCATCTTATCCATCTAGAGTGTTCAAAGGTATGAGAATGGCCGGAAGAACAGGAGGAGAAAATGTAACAATTCAAAACCTTAGAGTTTTAAAAGTGGTTGCTGACAAAAATCTTTTAGTAGTTAAAGGATGTGTACCAGGTCACAAAAACTCTTATGTAATCATTCAGAAGTAA
- the rpsJ gene encoding 30S ribosomal protein S10, with amino-acid sequence MSQKIRIKLKSYDHNLVDKSAEKIVKTVKSTGAVVTGPIPLPTHKRIFTVLRSPHVNKKSREQFELSSYKRLLDIYSSSSKTIDALMKLELPSGVEVEIKV; translated from the coding sequence ATGAGTCAAAAAATTAGAATAAAATTAAAATCATACGATCATAATTTAGTAGATAAATCTGCTGAGAAGATTGTAAAGACTGTAAAAAGTACAGGTGCAGTTGTAACTGGTCCTATTCCGTTACCTACACACAAAAGAATTTTCACAGTATTACGTTCTCCACACGTAAACAAAAAATCAAGAGAGCAATTTGAATTAAGTTCTTATAAAAGATTATTAGACATCTATAGTTCTTCATCGAAAACTATTGATGCACTAATGAAATTAGAATTGCCTAGTGGAGTAGAAGTAGAGATCAAAGTTTAA
- the fusA gene encoding elongation factor G, which yields MARDLKFTRNIGIAAHIDAGKTTTTERILFYTGKSHKIGEVHDGAATMDWMAQEQERGITITSAATTCTWNFPTNQGVNTPDSKPYHFNIIDTPGHVDFTVEVNRSLRVLDGLVFLFSAVDGVEPQSETNWRLADQYRVPRMGFVNKMDRQGSNFLAVCQQVRDMLKSNAVAITLPIGEEADFKGVVDLVKNQAIVWHDETQGATFDVIDIPADMADEVKQYRSTLIEAVAEYDENLLDKYMEDENSITEEEINNALRAATIDMAIIPMICGSSFKNKGVQFMLDAVCKYLPSPVDKEGITGIHPDDQDLLEEDQKKILRRPDVKEPFAALAFKIATDPYVGRLAFFRAYSGRLDAGSYILNTRSGNKERISRIYQMHANKQNPIDYIEAGDIGAAVGFKDIKTGDTMCDEKHPIILESMKFPDPVIGIAIEPKTKADVDKMGMALAKLAEEDPTFTVRTDEASGQTIISGMGELHLDILVDRMKREFKVEVNQGEPQVEYKEAFTRSAEHREVYKKQSGGRGKFGDIVFRLEPADEGQVGLQFFNEVKGGNVPREYVPAVEKGFKEAMKQGPLAGYAVDSLKVTLLDGSYHPVDSDALSFELAAKLGYKEVAKAAGAVILEPIMKIEVITPEENMGDIVGDLNRRRGQVNDMGDRAGSKVIKANVPLSEMFGYVTTLRTLSSGRATSTMEFSHYEQTPSNISDEVIKKAKGNA from the coding sequence ATGGCTAGAGATTTAAAATTTACAAGAAATATAGGTATTGCTGCTCATATTGATGCAGGAAAAACCACTACGACAGAGCGTATCTTATTCTATACAGGAAAATCACACAAAATTGGTGAAGTACATGATGGTGCTGCAACAATGGACTGGATGGCACAAGAGCAAGAAAGAGGTATTACAATTACTTCAGCTGCTACAACTTGTACTTGGAATTTCCCAACAAATCAAGGTGTAAATACGCCAGATTCAAAACCATACCACTTTAATATTATTGATACTCCGGGACACGTTGACTTTACAGTTGAAGTAAACCGTTCGTTACGTGTATTAGATGGGTTAGTATTCTTGTTTTCTGCAGTTGATGGTGTTGAGCCACAATCTGAAACAAACTGGAGATTAGCTGATCAATATCGAGTGCCTCGTATGGGGTTTGTTAATAAAATGGACCGTCAAGGATCAAACTTTTTAGCAGTTTGTCAACAAGTTAGAGATATGTTAAAATCTAATGCTGTTGCTATTACTTTGCCTATTGGTGAAGAAGCTGACTTCAAAGGAGTAGTAGATTTAGTTAAGAATCAAGCTATTGTATGGCATGATGAAACTCAAGGAGCTACATTTGACGTAATCGATATTCCAGCAGATATGGCTGATGAAGTAAAACAATATCGTTCTACTTTAATTGAAGCTGTTGCGGAATACGATGAAAATTTATTAGACAAATACATGGAGGATGAAAACTCTATTACTGAAGAAGAAATCAACAATGCATTGAGAGCAGCTACCATTGATATGGCTATTATTCCAATGATTTGTGGTTCTTCATTCAAAAATAAAGGTGTTCAATTCATGTTAGATGCAGTATGTAAATACTTGCCATCGCCAGTAGATAAAGAAGGTATTACAGGTATTCATCCAGATGATCAAGATTTGTTAGAGGAAGATCAAAAGAAAATTTTACGTCGTCCAGATGTGAAAGAGCCTTTTGCAGCTTTAGCATTTAAAATTGCAACAGATCCTTATGTAGGACGTTTAGCTTTCTTCCGTGCATATTCTGGTCGTTTAGATGCTGGTTCATATATTTTAAATACACGTTCTGGAAATAAAGAAAGAATTTCTCGTATTTATCAAATGCACGCTAATAAACAAAATCCAATCGATTATATCGAAGCAGGAGATATTGGTGCGGCAGTAGGATTTAAAGATATCAAGACTGGAGATACAATGTGTGATGAAAAACACCCAATTATTCTTGAGTCTATGAAATTCCCAGATCCAGTAATTGGTATTGCTATCGAGCCTAAAACTAAAGCTGACGTAGATAAAATGGGTATGGCTTTAGCTAAATTAGCTGAAGAAGATCCAACATTTACAGTTAGAACAGATGAGGCTTCAGGTCAAACAATCATTTCAGGTATGGGTGAGCTTCACTTAGATATCTTAGTTGATCGTATGAAACGTGAATTCAAAGTAGAGGTAAACCAAGGTGAGCCACAAGTTGAATACAAAGAAGCATTTACTAGATCTGCAGAACATAGAGAAGTTTATAAAAAACAATCAGGTGGACGTGGTAAATTTGGTGATATCGTTTTCCGTTTAGAGCCAGCAGATGAAGGTCAAGTTGGGTTACAATTCTTCAACGAAGTAAAAGGAGGTAACGTGCCTAGAGAATATGTGCCTGCTGTAGAAAAAGGTTTCAAAGAAGCTATGAAACAAGGACCTTTAGCGGGTTATGCGGTTGATAGCTTAAAAGTTACTTTATTAGATGGTTCTTACCACCCTGTGGATTCAGATGCTTTATCATTCGAATTGGCAGCAAAATTAGGATACAAAGAAGTAGCAAAAGCTGCTGGAGCTGTAATCTTAGAACCAATAATGAAAATTGAAGTTATCACTCCAGAAGAAAATATGGGTGATATCGTAGGGGATTTAAATAGAAGAAGAGGTCAGGTTAATGATATGGGTGATAGAGCTGGTTCAAAAGTAATCAAAGCTAATGTGCCTTTATCAGAGATGTTTGGATATGTAACAACATTAAGAACATTATCTTCAGGACGCGCTACATCTACTATGGAGTTTTCTCATTATGAGCAAACACCTTCAAATATTTCAGATGAAGTAATTAAAAAAGCAAAAGGTAACGCTTAA
- the rpsG gene encoding 30S ribosomal protein S7, with product MRKRQAKKRPLLPDPKFNDQLVTRFVNNLMWDGKKSVAFKVFYDALEIVESKKQDEEKPSLEIWKDALTNVMPHVEVRSRRVGGATFQIPMQIRPDRKISMAIKWMILYARKRNEKSMAGKLASEILAAAKEEGAAVKKRMDTHKMAEANKAFSHFRF from the coding sequence ATGAGAAAAAGACAGGCCAAAAAAAGACCTCTTTTACCAGACCCAAAGTTTAACGATCAGTTAGTTACACGTTTCGTTAACAACTTAATGTGGGACGGTAAAAAATCAGTTGCTTTTAAAGTGTTTTACGATGCATTAGAAATCGTAGAATCTAAAAAGCAAGATGAAGAAAAACCTTCATTAGAAATATGGAAAGATGCATTAACTAATGTTATGCCTCATGTAGAAGTTCGTTCACGTCGTGTGGGTGGAGCTACATTCCAAATTCCAATGCAAATTCGTCCAGATAGAAAAATTTCTATGGCAATTAAATGGATGATTTTGTATGCTAGAAAAAGAAATGAAAAATCAATGGCTGGAAAACTTGCTTCTGAAATTTTAGCTGCGGCTAAAGAAGAAGGTGCTGCAGTTAAGAAAAGAATGGATACTCACAAAATGGCAGAAGCTAACAAAGCATTCTCTCATTTTAGATTTTAA
- the rpsL gene encoding 30S ribosomal protein S12, with product MPTIQQLVRTGRAKITKKSKSAALDSCPQRRGVCTRVYTTTPKKPNSAMRKVARVRLTNGNEVNAYIPGEGHNLQEHSIVLVRGGRVKDLPGVRYHIVRGALDTAGVKDRTQRRSKYGAKRPKPAAK from the coding sequence ATGCCAACAATTCAACAATTAGTTAGAACAGGAAGAGCCAAAATAACTAAGAAGAGTAAATCGGCTGCTTTAGATTCTTGTCCTCAAAGAAGAGGTGTTTGTACGCGTGTTTATACTACAACGCCAAAAAAACCAAACTCTGCAATGCGTAAAGTTGCTAGGGTTCGTTTAACAAATGGTAATGAAGTGAATGCTTACATCCCAGGAGAAGGACACAATCTACAAGAGCACTCGATAGTATTAGTTAGAGGTGGAAGGGTAAAAGATTTACCAGGAGTTAGATACCACATCGTTCGTGGTGCGTTAGACACAGCAGGAGTTAAAGACCGTACTCAGAGAAGATCTAAGTATGGAGCTAAACGTCCAAAACCAGCTGCAAAATAA
- a CDS encoding BamA/TamA family outer membrane protein, with translation MSFFLLFSLCGLSQNYYLRIESPSVLEKKIIDSLNYSSKLPSVKKIIEEQQAFQNKLLLAGFLEAEISKQEKTNDSTFVFTYSLGNQTKNILVRYNDLSTFDKNLLEIDTDPKLLLSEVENYLNTKLNLLEKKGYAQAKLKLINFKIQQTSLEANLHLELNAIRKINKLVVSGYSDFPKGVKKLYEKKYAGITFNQETVKTIYKDFNSLSFVNQPKYPEVLLTKDSTDIYIYLEKRKNNSFDGFVGFGTNEAKQKLQFNGYLDLNLYNNLNKGERFNLYWKNDGNKQSTFNAKLELAYLFQLPLAFKGNLKIFRQDTIFQQSSFDADLGYMFSYNTKAYIGVKESTSEAIQKNPNATLKDLTSNFMTTSISHQKLNYDNEVFPEVFSMNIKMGIGSRKIGLDKTNQFFSQLQANYLLEVNKKNYIHLKTDTYYLQSTTYYTNELYRFGGIQSIRGFNENSLQGNLFTGVFTEYRYIVASNLYVHTLTDFGYFQDKANQTSANLYGFGFGIGLLNKSGIFNLVYANGSSSGQAFKLSNSIVQVSLKTTF, from the coding sequence TTGTCTTTTTTTCTACTTTTTAGCCTATGTGGCCTAAGTCAAAATTATTACTTAAGAATTGAAAGCCCATCTGTTCTTGAAAAGAAAATTATTGACAGTCTTAACTATTCCTCTAAACTTCCTTCTGTAAAAAAGATTATTGAAGAACAACAAGCATTTCAGAACAAATTACTACTAGCCGGATTTTTAGAAGCTGAAATTAGTAAGCAGGAAAAAACAAACGATTCTACATTTGTTTTTACCTATTCACTAGGAAACCAAACAAAAAATATTTTAGTTCGATATAATGATTTGTCTACATTTGATAAAAATCTTCTAGAAATAGATACCGACCCAAAACTATTACTTTCGGAGGTTGAAAATTATTTAAATACTAAACTCAACCTATTAGAAAAAAAAGGATATGCGCAAGCTAAATTAAAACTCATTAATTTTAAAATACAGCAAACTTCACTTGAAGCTAATTTACATTTAGAACTAAATGCTATTCGAAAAATTAACAAACTCGTTGTTTCTGGTTATTCCGATTTTCCTAAAGGAGTGAAAAAACTATATGAAAAAAAATATGCAGGAATAACATTTAACCAAGAAACCGTTAAGACAATATATAAAGATTTTAATAGTCTTTCTTTCGTAAATCAACCTAAATATCCCGAAGTATTATTGACAAAAGATTCAACAGATATTTATATTTATTTAGAAAAAAGAAAAAACAATAGTTTTGATGGTTTTGTTGGATTTGGAACAAATGAAGCAAAACAAAAACTTCAATTTAATGGGTATCTTGATTTAAATTTATACAACAATTTAAATAAAGGAGAACGATTTAACTTATATTGGAAAAACGACGGAAATAAACAAAGTACTTTTAATGCAAAGTTAGAATTAGCCTACTTGTTTCAATTGCCATTAGCCTTTAAAGGAAACTTAAAAATTTTTAGACAAGACACTATTTTCCAACAAAGTAGCTTTGATGCAGACTTGGGTTATATGTTTTCCTATAACACAAAAGCATACATAGGCGTTAAAGAAAGTACATCTGAAGCGATTCAAAAAAATCCGAATGCTACTTTAAAAGATTTGACGTCTAATTTTATGACTACTTCTATTTCGCATCAGAAACTAAATTATGACAATGAAGTGTTTCCAGAAGTGTTTTCGATGAATATAAAAATGGGGATTGGTTCTCGAAAAATTGGTCTTGACAAAACAAATCAATTTTTTAGTCAACTGCAAGCTAATTATCTCCTTGAAGTAAATAAAAAAAATTATATACACTTAAAAACAGATACGTATTATTTACAAAGTACAACCTATTACACAAATGAACTTTACCGATTTGGCGGAATACAATCTATAAGAGGTTTTAATGAAAATAGCTTGCAAGGTAATTTATTTACTGGTGTTTTTACCGAATATAGATATATTGTTGCTTCTAATTTATATGTACATACCCTTACTGATTTTGGTTATTTTCAAGACAAAGCAAACCAAACATCTGCCAATTTATACGGGTTTGGATTTGGAATTGGTTTACTTAATAAAAGTGGTATTTTTAATTTAGTATATGCCAATGGTTCATCAAGTGGGCAAGCTTTTAAATTATCAAACTCGATTGTTCAAGTGAGTTTAAAAACTACTTTTTAA
- the rlmB gene encoding 23S rRNA (guanosine(2251)-2'-O)-methyltransferase RlmB yields MKNDNQIFGIRAIIEAIQSGTIIDKVFIQKESQGDLMRELLKSIKSKNINFSYVPVEKLNRMTAMNHQGAVATISPIAFHELEDMIVSTTEQGKMPLFLILDQLSDARNFGAIIRTAECTGVNGIIIQKQGSAPVNGDTVKTSAGAVFNVPICKVDHIKDAIFHLQGSGIKTVAATEKTDQNIYDINFNEPVAIIMGNEERGVNPSVLKVVDEKAKLPMYGTIESLNVSVACGAFLYEVVRQRLV; encoded by the coding sequence ATGAAGAATGACAATCAAATATTCGGGATTAGAGCAATCATTGAAGCTATCCAATCAGGAACAATCATTGATAAAGTATTTATTCAAAAAGAATCTCAAGGCGATTTAATGCGAGAATTGCTTAAAAGCATTAAATCTAAGAACATAAACTTTAGTTATGTTCCTGTAGAAAAGCTAAACCGAATGACCGCTATGAATCATCAAGGTGCAGTAGCTACAATTTCTCCTATTGCTTTTCATGAATTAGAAGACATGATTGTTAGCACAACAGAACAAGGAAAAATGCCTTTATTTTTAATCCTAGACCAATTGTCAGATGCTCGTAACTTTGGCGCCATTATTAGAACCGCAGAATGTACGGGTGTAAACGGAATAATTATCCAAAAACAAGGAAGTGCTCCTGTAAACGGCGATACAGTTAAAACTAGCGCTGGGGCTGTCTTTAATGTGCCTATTTGTAAAGTAGACCATATTAAAGATGCCATTTTTCATTTGCAAGGAAGTGGCATTAAAACTGTAGCCGCTACTGAAAAAACAGATCAAAACATTTATGACATTAACTTCAACGAACCTGTTGCGATTATTATGGGTAATGAAGAACGTGGTGTAAACCCATCGGTATTAAAAGTAGTGGATGAAAAAGCAAAATTACCAATGTACGGAACTATTGAATCTTTAAATGTATCTGTGGCTTGTGGGGCTTTTTTATATGAAGTGGTGAGACAGCGTCTTGTTTAA
- a CDS encoding rhomboid family intramembrane serine protease — translation MNTHSSIDKNFYFSPSVWFLPLVFVLLMWTGFYFDTHYCPNIFEFGILPKTWKGLRGIPVHIFIHADFKHLLYNSIPIFFLVAALRYFYRAQFWQVLLVGILVLGMGTWLVGRNSYHIGASGLIYCLVSFMFFKGIITKYFRLIALSLSIVLVYGGMVWFMFPGEHVAKEGISWEAHFSGFVTGLFLSILIKTPQFEKPIFYDWEHPNFDPTDKPFFKQFDENGNFINPPKPESIEETEVDSYFKSSIKVIYEFLGKREK, via the coding sequence ATGAACACACATTCATCAATAGATAAAAATTTTTATTTTTCGCCTTCGGTATGGTTTTTACCGTTGGTGTTTGTCTTGTTAATGTGGACTGGTTTTTATTTTGATACACATTATTGCCCAAATATATTTGAATTTGGAATTTTACCTAAAACTTGGAAAGGGCTGCGCGGAATCCCTGTTCATATTTTCATACATGCTGATTTTAAGCATTTACTTTATAATTCAATTCCAATTTTTTTCTTAGTAGCCGCATTACGCTATTTTTATCGCGCACAATTTTGGCAAGTACTTTTAGTAGGAATTTTAGTTTTAGGAATGGGAACATGGTTAGTAGGTAGAAATAGTTATCATATAGGAGCAAGCGGCTTGATTTATTGTTTGGTCAGTTTTATGTTTTTTAAAGGCATCATCACAAAATATTTTAGATTGATTGCCTTGTCTTTAAGCATTGTGCTAGTATATGGTGGAATGGTGTGGTTTATGTTTCCTGGCGAGCATGTAGCAAAAGAAGGTATTTCATGGGAGGCTCATTTTTCAGGATTTGTCACTGGTTTATTTTTGAGTATTCTAATTAAAACGCCACAATTTGAAAAGCCCATTTTTTATGATTGGGAACATCCTAATTTTGATCCAACAGATAAACCTTTTTTCAAACAATTTGACGAAAATGGAAATTTTATAAATCCACCAAAACCTGAAAGTATTGAAGAAACAGAAGTGGATTCGTATTTTAAATCTTCTATTAAAGTGATTTATGAGTTTTTAGGAAAAAGAGAGAAATGA
- a CDS encoding replication-associated recombination protein A gives MNIPLAERVRPKNLTEYISQSHLVGEEGSLTLQISKGIIPSLILWGPPGTGKTTLAQIIAQESQRPFYELSAINSGVAAIREVLDKAKQSGGLFTTKNPILFIDEIHRFSKSQQDSLLAAVEKGWVTLIGATTENPSFEVIPALLSRCQVYILHAFTKEDLEAILQRAIKTDEFLKTKTIELKETEALLRLSGGDGRKLLNIFELVIHALDISTNPTSIEITNEKVLQLVQKNTVLYDKTGEQHYDIVSAFIKSIRGSDPNGAVYWLARMIEGGEDVKFIARRMLILASEDIGNANPTALIMANNTFQAVTTIGYPESRIILSQCAIYLATSAKSNASYMAIGKAQQLVKQTGDLPVPLHLRNAPTTLMKELGYGEEYKYAHNFTNNFAEQEFLPEEISETVFFEPGENTRELELRQFLKNRWKDKYGY, from the coding sequence ATGAATATTCCGTTAGCCGAAAGAGTTCGTCCAAAAAATTTAACAGAATACATTAGCCAATCGCATTTAGTAGGCGAAGAAGGGTCTTTAACGCTTCAAATTTCAAAAGGCATCATTCCAAGTTTAATTTTATGGGGACCTCCAGGTACGGGAAAAACAACATTAGCCCAAATCATAGCACAAGAAAGTCAACGCCCTTTTTATGAATTAAGCGCCATTAATTCTGGAGTAGCAGCCATTAGAGAAGTATTAGACAAAGCAAAACAAAGTGGCGGATTATTCACAACAAAAAATCCTATCCTTTTTATTGACGAGATTCATCGGTTTAGTAAATCACAACAAGATTCTTTATTAGCAGCGGTAGAAAAGGGTTGGGTAACACTTATAGGCGCTACAACTGAAAACCCAAGTTTTGAAGTTATTCCGGCTTTATTGTCAAGATGTCAGGTATATATACTACATGCTTTTACCAAAGAAGATTTAGAGGCTATTTTACAAAGGGCAATTAAAACAGATGAATTTCTCAAAACAAAAACAATTGAATTAAAGGAAACAGAAGCTTTATTGAGATTATCTGGTGGTGATGGTAGAAAATTATTAAACATTTTTGAATTGGTAATTCATGCTTTAGATATTTCAACAAATCCAACATCCATTGAAATTACAAATGAAAAGGTACTACAATTGGTACAGAAAAACACCGTGTTATATGACAAAACAGGTGAACAACATTATGATATTGTTTCCGCTTTTATAAAATCTATTCGGGGAAGCGATCCTAATGGGGCAGTATATTGGTTAGCCCGAATGATTGAAGGAGGTGAAGATGTTAAATTTATTGCGCGTCGAATGCTTATTCTGGCAAGTGAAGATATTGGAAATGCCAATCCTACAGCTTTAATTATGGCAAATAATACTTTTCAGGCCGTGACAACAATTGGTTATCCAGAAAGCAGAATTATTTTAAGCCAATGTGCTATTTATTTAGCTACATCTGCAAAAAGTAATGCAAGTTATATGGCAATTGGCAAAGCACAACAACTAGTTAAGCAAACTGGCGATTTACCTGTACCTTTACATTTGAGAAATGCACCCACAACATTAATGAAGGAATTAGGCTATGGGGAAGAATACAAATATGCGCACAATTTTACAAATAATTTTGCTGAACAAGAGTTTTTACCTGAAGAAATTTCTGAAACCGTTTTTTTTGAACCAGGAGAAAATACAAGAGAACTTGAATTGCGGCAGTTTTTAAAAAATAGATGGAAAGATAAATACGGGTATTGA